The following are encoded in a window of Artemia franciscana chromosome 19, ASM3288406v1, whole genome shotgun sequence genomic DNA:
- the LOC136039300 gene encoding uncharacterized protein LOC136039300, which translates to MSENIGHININANLQNVDRRDAAAIQSVERKLLGYNPPGGLASEAQSAAALNEGIGQPMNRGISTDIPAPADIDVDRGTASKDFGHVRFDVDLNQVRPEEAAALQAAESKIEGLAPSITVGGIGSAAQSMAAFNEREQSETGPFHPGIKATEPLPGPTYYQGVELSPSALPTYAPDVSVFPPSLSTNTSNVGAVPPSITTYSPDAGANDWERVYRKTTKTTQRIAIPGGIEDIVDEGKLGEAPRTNIRSTIGNVRMD; encoded by the exons ATATTGGTCATATTAACATAAATGCTAATTTGCAAAATGTGGATCGTCGTGATGCTGCTGCTATTCAGAGCGTAGAAAGAAAATTACTGGGCTACAATCCTCCAGGAGGGCTGGCCAGCGAGGCTCAG TCTGCAGCGGCACTGAACGAAGGAATTGGACAGCCTATGAATCGTGGAATATCAACCGATATACCAGCGCCTGCTGATATAGATGTTGACAGGGGAACAGCATCTAAAG ACTTTGGGCATGTTCGCTTTGACGTCGATTTGAATCAAGTTAGGCCTGAAGAGGCTGCTGCCCTCCAAGCTGCAGAAAGCAAAATAGAAGGTCTGGCGCCATCAATTACTGTTGGAGGAATTGGTTCTGCTGCGCAA tcaatgGCTGCATTCAATGAAAGAGAGCAAAGTGAAACAGGCCCATTTCACCCAGGCATCAAAGCAACCGAACCTCTTCCTGGTCCAACTTACTATCAAGGAGTTGAGCTCAGCCCTTCTGCTCTTCCAACGTATGCTCCCGACGTCAGTGTATTTCCTCCATCTCTTTCTACAAACACTTCCAATGTTGGTGCTGTCCCTCCTTCTATCACCACATATTCTCCTGATGCTGGTGCTAATGACTGGGAGCGAGTTTATAGAAAGACAACGAAGACGACTCAAAGAATTGCTATTCCGGGTGGAATTGAGGACATCGTGGATGAAGGAAAGTTGGGTGAAGCGCCAAGAACAAACATTAGAAGTACTATTGGGAATGTCCGCATggactaa